A single window of Helicobacter pylori DNA harbors:
- a CDS encoding quinone-dependent dihydroorotate dehydrogenase, producing MLYSLLKKYLFSLDAEDAHEKVCKILRMLSSSPFLCNLIDSQWGYKNPKLENDILGLNFPNPLGLAAGFDKNASMLRALIAFGFGYLEAGTLTNEAQMGNERPRLFRHIEEESLQNAMGFNNYGAILGARSFKRFAPYKTPIGINLGKNKHIEQAHALEDYKAVLNQCLDIGDYYTFNLSSPNTPNLRDLQNKAFVNELFCMAKEMTHKPLFLKIAPDLETDDMLEIVNSAIGAGAHGIIATNTTINKSLVFAPKEMGGLSGKCLTKKSREIFKELAKAFFNKSVLVSVGGISDAKEAYERIKMGASLLQIYSAFIYNGPNLCQNILKDLVKLLQKDGFLSVKEAIGADLR from the coding sequence ATTCGTTATTAAAAAAATATCTTTTTAGCCTGGACGCTGAAGACGCGCATGAAAAAGTTTGCAAGATTTTAAGAATGCTTTCTTCATCGCCCTTTTTGTGCAATTTGATTGATTCTCAATGGGGTTATAAAAACCCAAAGCTTGAAAATGACATTTTAGGCTTAAATTTCCCTAACCCTTTAGGATTAGCCGCCGGTTTTGATAAAAACGCTTCCATGCTCAGGGCGTTAATTGCTTTTGGGTTTGGCTATTTAGAAGCAGGCACTCTCACCAATGAAGCGCAAATGGGGAATGAAAGACCAAGGCTTTTCAGGCACATTGAAGAAGAGTCCTTGCAAAATGCGATGGGGTTTAATAATTACGGGGCGATTTTAGGAGCAAGATCGTTTAAGCGCTTCGCCCCTTATAAAACCCCTATTGGCATCAATTTAGGCAAAAACAAACACATAGAGCAAGCGCATGCCTTAGAAGATTACAAGGCGGTTTTAAATCAATGTTTAGACATTGGCGATTATTACACTTTCAACCTTTCTTCGCCCAACACCCCTAATTTAAGGGATTTACAAAATAAAGCGTTTGTGAATGAGCTTTTTTGCATGGCGAAAGAAATGACCCATAAGCCTTTATTTTTAAAAATCGCCCCGGATTTAGAAACAGATGACATGCTAGAAATCGTCAATAGCGCTATTGGAGCGGGAGCGCATGGGATTATTGCGACTAACACGACCATTAATAAAAGCCTGGTGTTCGCTCCTAAAGAAATGGGGGGCTTGAGCGGGAAATGCCTGACTAAAAAAAGCCGTGAAATCTTTAAAGAACTGGCTAAAGCTTTTTTTAATAAAAGCGTTCTTGTTTCTGTGGGGGGGATTAGCGATGCCAAAGAAGCTTATGAAAGGATTAAAATGGGAGCGAGTCTGTTACAAATTTATAGCGCTTTTATTTACAACGGGCCAAATTTATGCCAAAATATTCTTAAAGATTTGGTAAAATTACTCCAAAAAGATGGATTTTTGAGCGTTAAAGAGGCTATAGGAGCGGATTTAAGATGA